A region of the Curvibacter sp. AEP1-3 genome:
GACGGGTGAAGGAGGCGGTTTGGGTCGCCAGCACTTCGCTCTTGGGGGTGTTTTCAAAGTCGAGTCGGATCAGCTGTTGTTGTCGCCCGATCACCCGCAACTTCACCGTGGTCTTGAGGTCCGCATCCCGCCCGAAGTGGGTGCGTATGCCAGTCTTGGCGACCAGTGCCTCGAGTTTGTGGCTGGCTTCATCATCACCCACCACGGTCAGCAGCGAGGCTTGTGCGCCCAGGGTTGCAGCATTGAAGGCCACATTGGCCGCACCGCCACAGCGCTCTTCCTCGTGGGTTATGCGTACGACCGGCACGGGGGCTTCCGGAGAAATCCTGTCCACCGCGCCATACCAGTAGCGGTCCAGCATGACATCGCCGACCACGAGAACGCGCGATGCCGAGAGTTTGTTTTTGGTCATGCTCATAAAGGGTTCAAAGCTCCTCGACCCGCCGCGCGGGGTAGCTGTCCCAGGCTTGGCAACCGGGGCACTGCCAGAAATGGACTTTGGCTTCAAAGCCGCAGGCTGCGCAGCGGTAGCGGGTCAGTGGTTTGACGGCATGGTCCAGCGCACGCTGGACCTGAGGATGAAAGGCTTCGCGTTCCAGCTTTTCGCCGGCAATCCATTTGGTGGCTGCGACCAGGGAGGGTTCTTTTTCGAGATGGCGGGCATACCAGTCGCGTGCCGTAGGGGTGAGTTCGGTTGTACTGGCCTCCAGGCTCACGACGGCGTCCAGCACATCCAGCGAGGGCACCTCCTGGTAGGTGGCCTTCAGCAGTTCCAATGTCTCAGCGACTTGGCCGGATGCAATTGCACTCTGGGCCAGCAAGGGGGCAATGAGCGGAATGGCGGCAGGCGAGGCATGCAGTGCGTCCGTCAAGACCCGGCAGCTCTGGGCTGCTTGCCCTGACTTCGTTAACAGTGCGGCCATGTCCATGCGGGGGCGCGGAACCTGAGGTGCGCTGTCTATGGCCTGTTGCAGCAGGGACTGGGCACCTGCAGAGTCCGTTTTGGCCATCAGTGTGGCAGCTTGCTCGCAGAGGTAGTGTGCAAGGCGGCCGGTGAAGCTGCCTTGACCGGAGGCTTCGAGCTTGCGAGCGATGCCTGCGGCATGTTCCCAATCGCGTGAGCGTTCATAGTTGGCCAAGAGCGCCAAACGGGCCTGAGCTTCAAATCGGGTGCCTTCGAGCTTCAGCAGGGCTTCTTCGGCACGGTCCAACAGGCCTGCCTTGAGGTAGTCCAAGGCGAGCGCATGTTGGGCCCGGTGCTGGTCGTCCTGACTGAGGTCGCCGCGTGACAGCAGGTGCTGGTGGACGCGCACGGCGCGCTCGTACTCGCCGCGGCGACGAAAGAGGTTGCCCAGTGCAAAGTGCAGCTCTGAGGTGTCGGGGTCGCTTTGTACGGCTTCAATGAAGGCGTCGATGGCCTGATCCTGCTGTTCATTCAGCAGAAAGTTCAAACCCTTGAAATAGGCCTTGGGTGCCTGGCGGTTTTCGATGCGCAGTTGTCGCAAGTCGAGACGCGACGCCAGCCAGCCCAGCACAAAGGCCAGCAGCAGGCTGATCAGCAAAAGGGAAATATCAAAGTCCATGCGGGGGCGCTATCGGGGAAGCGTTGGTTTCAGCGGCCAGCGTGGCACGTGCGGAGTCGGCATCAGATCGGGCGCGGCGTGCGGCTTTGCGGTGTCGCCACCAGCGGGGCACCATCCCCAGCACTCCAATCAGCAGGCCTGCAGCAAATGCGCTCAGGACTACCAGCACCATGGGCGCCGTCCAGCGGGTGCCGAAGAAAAAGTGCACCGTGACGTCACCCTGGTTGTTCAGGGCGAAGGCGAACAGGGTAAAAAAAATGGCCGCTTTAAGTAGCCACTTAAAGAGCCATGCGATCTGTTTCATTCATCTCCTCGTTGTCGAGGGATTCTACTCAGGGTTTTGCCTTGGATTCCAGCTCCGCAGTGCGCGTGTCCACCGCTTCACGTAAAGCTTTTCCGGGCTTGAAATGAGGTACCCGCTTTTCGGGAATGGCCACGCTTTCGCCGCTGCGGGGATTGCGTCCCATGCGGGGAGGGCGACGGTTGATGGAGAAGCTGCCGAAACCGCGGATTTCAATGCGGTGGCCACGGACCAGTGCGTCATTCATGGCATCCAGAATGGCCTTCACGGCGAACTCGGCGTCGCGGTGGGTCAGCTGGCTGAAACGGTTGGCCAGTTCTTCAACGAGGTCGGAGCGAGTCATGGCAAGGAGCAATGGTTGGGGTAAGAAAAAACGACCGGTGCAGTCAAGCAACCGGTCGTTCAATCAGGTCAGCAACAACAGATTAGTTGTTGTTGTCCAGCTTGGCACGCAACAAAGCGCCCAGGCTGGTAGTACCGGCGGAGCCAGTGTTCTGATTCAGGGATTGCATGGCTTCGTTTTGGTCAGCCATGTCCTTGGCCTTGATGGACAACTGGATGTTGCGGGTCTTGCGATCCACGTTCACCACCACAGCAGTCACTTCGTCGCCTTCTTTCAGCACGTTGCGAGCGTCTTCAACGCGGTCGCGGCTGATTTCGGAAGCACGCAGGTAGCCCAGAATGTCGTCGCCCAGATCGATTTCAGCGCCCTTGGCGTCCACGGTCTTGACCTTACCGGTAACGGTCTGGCCCTTGTCGTTCACGGACACGAAAGTGGTGAAAGGATCGGAATCCAACTGCTTGATACCCAAGGAGATGCGCTCGCGGTCCACGTCCACGGCCAACACGATAGCTTCAACTTCTTGGCCCTTCTTGAATTCGCGCACGGCGGTTTCGCCGGATTCGTTCCAAGACAGGTCAGACAGGTGCACCAAGCCGTCGATACCGGCAGCCAGACCCACGAACACGCCGAAGTCGGTGATGGACTTGATCGGGCCCTTCACGCGGTCGCCGCGCTTGGTGTTCTGGGCAAATTCTTGCCAAGGATTGGCCTTGCACTGCTTCATGCCCAAGGAGATACGACGCTTGTCTTCGTCGATTTCCAGAACCATGACTTCGACTTCGTCACCCAGGGCAACGATCTTCGAAGGAGCCACGTTCTTGTTGGTCCAGTCCATTTCGGACACGTGCACCAAACCTTCGATTCCGGGTTCGAGTTCCACAAACGCGCCGTAGTCGGCGATGTTGGTGATCTTGCCGAACATGCGGGTACCTTGGGGGTAACGGCGGTTCACGCCCATCCATGGGTCGTCGCCCATTTGCTTCAGACCCAGAGACACGCGGTTCTTTTCGGTGTCGAACTTCAGGATCTTGGCGGTGATTTCCTGACCGGCAGTCACCACTTCGGAGGGGTGACGGACGCGGCGCCATGCCATGTCAGTGATGTGCAACAGGCCGTCGATACCGCCCAGGTCCACGAACGCACCGTATTCGGTGATGTTCTTGACCACGCCTTGCACCACAGAACCTTCTTTGAGGGTGTGCATCAGCTTGGCGCGCTCTTCGCCCATGGAAGCTTCCACCACAGCGCGGCGGCTCAGCACCACGTTGTTGCGCTTGCGGTCCAGCTTGATAACCTTGAATTCCAAGGTCTTGTTTTCGTACGGAGACAGGTCCTTGGTAGGACGTGTATCGACCAAGGAACCGGGCAGGAATGCGCGGATGCCGTTGACCAGAACGGTCAGACCGCCCTTGACCTTGCCGGAAGTGGTACCGGTCACGAATTCGCCGGATTCCAGGGCCTTTTCCAGGCTCATCCAGGAAGCCAGACGCTTGGCCTTGTCACGGGACAGGATGGTGTCGCCGTAGCCGTTTTCCACGGAGTCGATAGCCACAGACACGAAGTCGCCTACTTGGACTTCGATTTCGCCCTTGTCGCTCTTGAATTCTTCGATTGGCACGTAGGCTTCAGACTTGAGGCCGGCGTTGACAACGACGAAGCTGTGCTCGATGCGGACGACTTCAGCGGTGATCACTTCACCGGTGCGCATTTCCGAGCGTTGTAGCGATTCTTCAAATAGGGCTGCGAAAGATTCAGACATGAGTTTTGCGGTTGGTACCGCGGGGTTAAGTTGTTGAACCCCACAGCTTCTGGTGTGAACCGGTGCGCTGACGCGCGAGGGAAGCAATGGGGGCCAGGTTGCTTTTCAGGCCGGGGCTAGAAAGGCTGTTTGCTCTGCCACCAGTCCAGCACGGTTTGAACAGACGCTTCGACTGTCAAATCCGAGTTATCAAGCAACAAGGCATCTTGCGCAGGCTTCAGGGGGGCAACAGTCCGGGAGGAGTCCCGGGCGTCGCGCGCCTCCAAGTCAGCACGAAGACCGTCGAGTGTAGCGGGAATTCCCTTTGAAATCAACTGCTTATGGCGACGCTCCGCACGGCAGGCCGCGCTGGCCGTCAAATAGACCTTCAAAGGGGCTTCCGGGAAGATGGCCGTGCCCATGTCGCGGCCATCGGCAACCAGGCCCGGAAGCTTGCGGAAATTGCGCTGCAAATCAACCAAAGCGGCACGAACGGCCGGGAACGCAGACACTTTGGATGCGTTCATGCCGGCTTCTTCGGTGCGAATCGCGTCGCTCACATCTTCGTCGGCCAGCCAGATGTGGCTGCCTTCAAAGTGAATAGGCAGGCTTTGCAGCAGGGCTACGATAGCCGCTTCATTGGCCGCTTCCAATGCTATGCCTGCACGGCTGGCCGCCAGGCCGGTAATGCGGTAGAGCGAGCCGGAGTCCAGAAAGTGGTAACCCAATTTTTCTGCCAGAACCGCAGCCAAGGTACCTTTGCCGGAGGCCGTGGGGCCATCGACGCAGATCACCGGAATGTTCCCTGTATCTGCCGTGGCCACCGAAAAGAGAGCTTCAAAGTAATCCGGGAATGTTTTGGCTACGCACTTGGGGTCTTCAATCCGCACCGGCACTTGGGCGGGGTTGAAAGCAGCCAATGAGAAGCACATGGCTACGCGGTGGTCGTCATAGGTATGGATGCTCGCAGCTTTCCAGTCGGCAATACCGGCCGGAGGCGTGACTTGGATGTAGTCCTGACCTTCGACGACGGTGGCGCCCAACTTGCGCAGCTCGGTGGCCATTGCGGCAATCCGGTCAGTTTCCTTCACGCGCCAGCTGGCAATGTTGCGCAGGGTGGTGGTGCCATCGGCATAAAGTGCCATGACCGCCAACGTCATGGCGGCGTCGGGGATGTGGTTGCAATCCAGGTCGATCGCTTTGAGTGGCCACGCCCCGCGCTGAATGTGCAGCCAGTTCGGGCCGCCGTCGATCTTTGCACCCATGGCCTGTGCGGCTTCCATGAAGCGGATGTCGCCCTGGATGGAGTCGGCGCCTACACCTTGAATTTTGATGCCATTGTGGCCATTGGCGCCCGTGGATAGTGCGCCAAGCGCTATGAAATAGCTAGCGCTGGAGGCATCGGCCTCGACATGGATGTCACCTGGCGAACGCAACTGGGCACCCGCTGGAATGGTGAACCGCTCCCAGTCATCACGCCGGACCTTCACGCCAAAGCGTGCCAAGAGATTCAGGGTGATTTCAATGTAGGGGCGGGAAATCAGTTCGCCCACCACCTCAATCACGATGTCTTTGGAGGCCACCAGCGGCAGCGCCATCAGCAGGGCTGTCAGGAACTGGCTGGAGACATCGCCACGCACCTTGATGGGTGCGTCGAGCTGCAAGGCTGGCGTGCCCAGCTTCAATGGCGGGTACCCCTCGTTGCCCAAATAGTCAATGGCGCACCCCAGCTGGCGCAAAGCGTCCACCAGGTCGCCAATGGGCCGCTCGTGCATGCGGGGCACGCCGCTGAGTTCAAAGTCGCCTCCGACCACCGCGAGTGCGGCGGTCAATGGGCGCATGGCAGTACCTGCATTGCCAAGGAACAGTTGGGCCGAGCCGTTGGGCAACTTCCCGCCCAAACCGGTGATCTTGACGATGGCGCCCGACTGCTCTACCGCACATCCCAAGGTACGCAGTGCGATCAGCATCACGCGGGTGTCGTCTGAGTCCAGCAGGTCGTGGATGGTCGTGGTGCCCTCGCTCATGGCGGCGAGCAGCAGCACGCGGTTGGAAATGCTTTTGGAGCCGGGAAGCGTGACCGCGCCAGCGGCGTGGGCCAAGGGTGGCAGGTCGAGAAATGCGGTGGAGAACATTATTTGTTGAGCTTGGTCGCCATGGTCCAGTTGGCGCGCGTGTTGCTGGCTTGTTCGATCAGGCCCTCCAGCGCGTCGCCGTTGCCACTGGAAATCATCAGCTCCATGGCTTGCAGGGTGCGTTGAAAAACTTTGCTTTGCGCCAACAGTTCTTCGCGGTTGGAAATCATGATGTCGCGCCAGATTTTGGGGTCACCTGCAGCGATGCGTGTGAAGTCCCGGAAGCCCGGTCCGGCCAGCGACAAGTAGTCTTGGCCCTGCGGTTGGCTGGTGATCCCGTTCATGAGCGCAAAGGCAATCAAATGGGGCAAGTGGCTCACCGCCGCAAAAGCGGCATCGTGCTGCTCGGGCGACATTTTCAGCACCCGGCAGCCGAGTGCGGTCCAGACATCGACGGCCTTTTGCAGTTGCACAGTCAGTGTGCGTTCAATCGGGGTCAAGATGATTTGCTTGCCGGCGTACAGGTCGGGGTCGGCGTGCTCCACCCCCGAGAGTTCTTTGCCTGCAATAGGGTGGGCCGGCACGAAGGACCCGATGTGCTCACGCAGGCCGCGGCGGCCGGCATCGATCACGTCGCGCTTGGTGGAGCCCACATCCATGATCAGCATGCTGGGGGTGACCAGATGTTTGATGGCTTTGAAAGTAGCTTCAGTGGCAGACACGGGCACCGCGATCAAAACAATGTCGGCGCCAGACACCGCCAACAGCGCAGAGGGGGCTTCGATGTCGATCACACCCATCTGCCGGGCACGCTCGGTAGTGGAGGGCGATTTGCTGTAGCCGACGACGCGCTTTACCAGCCCTGCGCGCTTGAGCGCCAGGGCGAAGGAGCCGCCCATCAAACCGCAACCAATCAGACCGAGTTGTTCAAACATAGTGGGTGTCCTGCAGTCCGCTCAGTCTGCCAAAGGGTAGGTGCCCAGCACCTTGTAGAAGGCACACAGACCGGCAAGATCCTTCAGCGCAGCGGCCACATGGGGCTGCGAAGGGTGACCCTGCAAATCGATGTAGAAGTAGTACTCCCATTGGCCACTGCGGGCCGGGCGGGATTCAAAGCGTGTCATGGATACGCCGTGTTGTTTGAGGGGCACCAGCATGTCGTGGACCGCGCCCGGCTTGTTGGGCACCGAAACCACCAGGCTGGTGCAGTCCTTGCCTGACGCTTGCGGCGCCGGCAGCACGCTGGGCAGGCACACCACGACAAAACGGGTGCGGTTGAACGCCTCGTCTTGGATGGCATGTGCCGCCGTATGCAGGCCGAACTCGGACCCCGCACGTTCGCTCGCAATGCCCGCCCAAGCGGGGTTGGAGGCCGCCAAGCGTGCGCCCTCGGCGTTGCTGGAGACGGCCCGCCGCTCGGCATGGGGCAAATGGGTGCTGAGCCATTGCTGGCATTGCGCCAAGGCTTGCGGGTGCGCGAGCACCACTTCAATGCCTTCCAACGAGGCGGTAGTGCGCAGCAAATGGTGGCGCACCAGCAGGCTGATTTCGCCCACGATGTGCAGCGGGGAATTCAGCAGCAAATCGAGCGAGCGCGTGACGACGCCCTCGGTGCTGTTTTCAACGGGTACCACGCCAAACTCGGCAGAGCCAGCGGTCGCGGCGTGGAACACCTCGTCAAAGTTGGCGCAGGGCACATGGGTGATGCTGGAGCCGAAGAAGCGCAGTGCAGCTTCTTCACTGAACGTGCCTTTGGGGCCGAGATAGGCCACGCGTTGCGGTGCTTCCAGCGCCCGGCAGGCAGACATGATTTCGCGCCAGATCACGGCGACGCTGCTGTTCTTGAGCGCGCCATCGTTGGCAGACTGCAGCGTCTGGATGACCTGTGCTTCACGCTCGGGGCGGAAGACCGCGGAGCCCTCTACTTTTTTGATTTCACCGACTTCGTGCGCCAAGGCAGCACGGCGGTTCAGCAGGGTGAGGAGCTCGATGTCCAAGGCGTCAATCAGGACGCGGAGTTCAGGAAGTGTTCGTGCCATGTGTGCCTCAGCCGTGGGTTCGCTCGAACTCGCGCAGGTACGCCACCAGCGCCTGCACGCCTTCCAGCGGGATGGCGTTGTAAATGCTGGCGCGCATACCGCCCACCGACTTGTGGCCTTTGAGCTGCAGCAAGCCCGCTTCTTTGGCGCCGGCCAGGAATGCATCGTTCAGGCTTTCATTGCGCAGGAAGAAGGGCACATTCATGCGGGAGCGGGCATTGCGTGCCACGCCGTTGATATAGAAGCCGGATGCGTCGATGGTCTCGTAAAGCAACTCGGCCTTGGCGATGTTGCGGGCTTCCATTGCGGCGACCCCTGTAAGCCCATTCTCACCTTGGCGCTTGAGCCACTTGAACACCAATCCCGCCATGTAAATGGAGTACGTGGGCGGGGTGTTGTACATGGAGCCGTTGTCGGCCACAGTTTTGTAGTCAAACGCGCTGGGGCAAACGCTCTGGGCATGGCCCAGCAGGTCTTCACGCACCACCACCAAGGTCAAGCCTGCAGGGCCCAGGTTTTTCTGGGCGCCGCCAAAGGCCAGGCCCACGCGGCTCCAGTCCACCGGGCGGGATGCGACATGGGAGGAAAAGTCAATCACCAGCTCGGCTTTAGACCCCAGCGCCTTCAGGTCGGGCAGGCTCTGGAACTCGATGCCGTTGATGGTTTCGTTGCTGCAGATGTGCACATAGCTGGCCTCATCGCGCAGCTCCCAGCTGGCTGCAGGAGGAATGGCGGTAAAGCCATCGGCCTTGCCCGTAGCGGCTAAGTGGGCGCTGCAGTATTTGCCCGCTTCCTTGAGCGACTTTTCACTCCAGCTACCGGTGACCACGAAGTCCGCGGCACCGTTGCTACCGTTGGCACGCAGGGGGCTCAGGTTCAAGGGCACGATGGCATTTTCGGCCAGACCCCCGCCCTGCATGAACAGGATCTTGAAGTTCGCAGGCACCGCCAGCAACTCACGCAAGTCAGCTTCTGCAGCCTCATAGATGCTCAGGAACTCTTTGCCACGGTGGCTCATTTCCATCACGCCCATGCCGCTGAGACGGCCGTTGGCATCGGGCCAGTTCAGCATTTCAGCAGCGGCTTGTTCCAACACTTCGGCTGGCATGGCGGCCGGTCCGGCCGAGAAGTTGTAGGGTCGTTGCATCAGTGGCTTTTGGGATGAAATCGTGCTTTGGCGCCTATGGAGTGTGCGGGAGTAGCTATCAAAATGATAGTTACTCAGCGGCGGGCGCATCTCCTTCGGTACCGGCGGCTGTGTCGTCGCCTTCACCTGCATCGGTAGGGTTGGCGTCGTTTTCCACGATGCGCTGCAGACCGCTCAGCTTGGAGCCTTCGTCCAGGCCGATCAGCGTCACGCCTTGGGTCGCGCGGCCCATTTCACGGATCTCACTCACACGGGTGCGCACCAACACGCCCTTGTCGGTAATCAGCATGATTTCGTCTTCGGCGTGCACCAAGGTTGCGGCCACGACCTTGCCGTTGCGCTCGGATTGCTGGATGGCAATCATGCCCTTGGTACCGCGGCCATGGCGGGTGTATTCGGTGATGTTGGTGCGCTTGCCGTAGCCGTTTTCGGTGGCAGTGAGCACGCTTTGTTGCTCGTCTTCAGCGACCAGCATGGCGATCACGCTCTGGCCTTCATCGAGCATCATGCCGCGCACGCCGCGGGCGTTACGACCCATGGGGCGGACATCGTTTTCGTCGAAGCGCACAGCCTTGCCGCCGTCGCTGAACAACATCACGTCGTGCTTGCCGTCGGTCAGTGCTGCGCCGATCAGGAAGTCGCCTTCGTCGAGGTCTACGGCAATGATGCCGGCCTTGCGCGGGTTACTGAATTCGTCGAGCGCAGTCTTCTTGACCGTGCCCATGCTGGTGGACATGAACACATACTGGTCGGCAGGGAAAGTGCGCTTTTCGCCGGTGAGGGCCAGCACCACCGTGATTTTTTCGCCTTCTTGCAAGGGGAACATGTTCACGATAGGGCGGCCGCGCGAGCCGCGCGAGCCCTGCGGCACTTCCCAGACCTTGAGCCAGTACAAGCGGCCGCGGTTGGAGAAGCACAGGATGTAGTCGTGCGTGTTGGCCACAAAGAGCTGGTCCACCCAGTCGTCTTCTTTGGTAGCGGTGGCTTGCTTGCCGCGGCCGCCGCGCTTCTGGGCGCGGTATTCGTGCAGGGGCTGGCTCTTGATGTAACCGCTGTGGCTCATCGTGACCACCATGTCGGTGGGGGTGATCAGGTCTTCGGTAGACAGGTCGAACGAGGAGTGTTCGACCAGGCTGCGGCGCGCGCCGATCTTGGTCTGGCCGAATTCCTGTTTCACATGGCCCAGTTCTTCGCCAATGATCACCGCCACGCGTGCGGGCTTGGCCAGGATATCCAGCAGGTCTTCGATCTCTGCCATCACGTCTTTGTACTCGGCGACGATCTTGTCTTGTTCCAAGCCGGTAAGGCGTTGCAAGCGCATTTGCAGAATTTCCTGCGCTTGCGTTTCTGACAGGCGGTACAGGCCGTCGTTGCCCATGCCGAATTCTTTTTCCAAGCCTTCGGGACGGTAGTCATCCGCATTCACTACTCCACCGTCGGCACGGGTGCGGGTCAACATTTCGCGTACCAGCTTGCTGTCCCAAGGGCGGTTCATCAGCTCCAGTTTCGCCACCGGTGGGGTGGGCGATTCACGGATGATGCGGATGAAGTCGTCGATATTGGCCAGCGCCACCGCCAAGCCTTCCAGCACGTGGCCGCGTTCGCGGGCCTTGCGCAGGTTGAACACGGTGCGGCGTGTCACCACCTCACGGCGGTGGTTCAGGAAGACCTCGATCAGGTCCTTCAGGTTACACAGCTTGGGCTGGCCGTTCACCAATGCCACCATGTTGATGCCGAAGGTGTCCTGCAGTTGGGTTTGCTTGTACAGGTTGTTGAGCACCACTTCAGGCACTTCACCGCGCTTGAGTTCGATGACCAAGCGCATGCCGGATTTGTCGGACTCGTCCTGGATGTGGCTGATGCCTTCGATCTTCTTTTCGTGCACCAGCTCTGCCATGC
Encoded here:
- a CDS encoding bifunctional 3-phosphoshikimate 1-carboxyvinyltransferase/cytidylate kinase; the protein is MFSTAFLDLPPLAHAAGAVTLPGSKSISNRVLLLAAMSEGTTTIHDLLDSDDTRVMLIALRTLGCAVEQSGAIVKITGLGGKLPNGSAQLFLGNAGTAMRPLTAALAVVGGDFELSGVPRMHERPIGDLVDALRQLGCAIDYLGNEGYPPLKLGTPALQLDAPIKVRGDVSSQFLTALLMALPLVASKDIVIEVVGELISRPYIEITLNLLARFGVKVRRDDWERFTIPAGAQLRSPGDIHVEADASSASYFIALGALSTGANGHNGIKIQGVGADSIQGDIRFMEAAQAMGAKIDGGPNWLHIQRGAWPLKAIDLDCNHIPDAAMTLAVMALYADGTTTLRNIASWRVKETDRIAAMATELRKLGATVVEGQDYIQVTPPAGIADWKAASIHTYDDHRVAMCFSLAAFNPAQVPVRIEDPKCVAKTFPDYFEALFSVATADTGNIPVICVDGPTASGKGTLAAVLAEKLGYHFLDSGSLYRITGLAASRAGIALEAANEAAIVALLQSLPIHFEGSHIWLADEDVSDAIRTEEAGMNASKVSAFPAVRAALVDLQRNFRKLPGLVADGRDMGTAIFPEAPLKVYLTASAACRAERRHKQLISKGIPATLDGLRADLEARDARDSSRTVAPLKPAQDALLLDNSDLTVEASVQTVLDWWQSKQPF
- the rpsA gene encoding 30S ribosomal protein S1; this translates as MSESFAALFEESLQRSEMRTGEVITAEVVRIEHSFVVVNAGLKSEAYVPIEEFKSDKGEIEVQVGDFVSVAIDSVENGYGDTILSRDKAKRLASWMSLEKALESGEFVTGTTSGKVKGGLTVLVNGIRAFLPGSLVDTRPTKDLSPYENKTLEFKVIKLDRKRNNVVLSRRAVVEASMGEERAKLMHTLKEGSVVQGVVKNITEYGAFVDLGGIDGLLHITDMAWRRVRHPSEVVTAGQEITAKILKFDTEKNRVSLGLKQMGDDPWMGVNRRYPQGTRMFGKITNIADYGAFVELEPGIEGLVHVSEMDWTNKNVAPSKIVALGDEVEVMVLEIDEDKRRISLGMKQCKANPWQEFAQNTKRGDRVKGPIKSITDFGVFVGLAAGIDGLVHLSDLSWNESGETAVREFKKGQEVEAIVLAVDVDRERISLGIKQLDSDPFTTFVSVNDKGQTVTGKVKTVDAKGAEIDLGDDILGYLRASEISRDRVEDARNVLKEGDEVTAVVVNVDRKTRNIQLSIKAKDMADQNEAMQSLNQNTGSAGTTSLGALLRAKLDNNN
- a CDS encoding integration host factor subunit beta, coding for MTRSDLVEELANRFSQLTHRDAEFAVKAILDAMNDALVRGHRIEIRGFGSFSINRRPPRMGRNPRSGESVAIPEKRVPHFKPGKALREAVDTRTAELESKAKP
- the gyrA gene encoding DNA gyrase subunit A, which gives rise to MTQFAKETLPISLEEEMRRSYLDYAMSVIVGRALPDARDGLKPVHRRVLYAMHELNNDWNRAYKKSARIVGDVIGKYHPHGDQSVYDTIVRMAQDFSMRHMLVDGQGNFGSVDGDSAAAMRYTEIRLAKIAHELLADLDKETVDFGPNYDGSESEPLVMPTRIPNLLVNGSGGIAVGMATNIPPHNLNEVVDACLHLLKNPEASIDELMDIIPAPDFPTAGIIYGIQGVKDGYRTGRGRVVMRARCHFEDIDKGQRQAIIVDELPYQVNKKTLQERMAELVHEKKIEGISHIQDESDKSGMRLVIELKRGEVPEVVLNNLYKQTQLQDTFGINMVALVNGQPKLCNLKDLIEVFLNHRREVVTRRTVFNLRKARERGHVLEGLAVALANIDDFIRIIRESPTPPVAKLELMNRPWDSKLVREMLTRTRADGGVVNADDYRPEGLEKEFGMGNDGLYRLSETQAQEILQMRLQRLTGLEQDKIVAEYKDVMAEIEDLLDILAKPARVAVIIGEELGHVKQEFGQTKIGARRSLVEHSSFDLSTEDLITPTDMVVTMSHSGYIKSQPLHEYRAQKRGGRGKQATATKEDDWVDQLFVANTHDYILCFSNRGRLYWLKVWEVPQGSRGSRGRPIVNMFPLQEGEKITVVLALTGEKRTFPADQYVFMSTSMGTVKKTALDEFSNPRKAGIIAVDLDEGDFLIGAALTDGKHDVMLFSDGGKAVRFDENDVRPMGRNARGVRGMMLDEGQSVIAMLVAEDEQQSVLTATENGYGKRTNITEYTRHGRGTKGMIAIQQSERNGKVVAATLVHAEDEIMLITDKGVLVRTRVSEIREMGRATQGVTLIGLDEGSKLSGLQRIVENDANPTDAGEGDDTAAGTEGDAPAAE
- a CDS encoding LapA family protein is translated as MKQIAWLFKWLLKAAIFFTLFAFALNNQGDVTVHFFFGTRWTAPMVLVVLSAFAAGLLIGVLGMVPRWWRHRKAARRARSDADSARATLAAETNASPIAPPHGL
- a CDS encoding prephenate dehydrogenase, translated to MFEQLGLIGCGLMGGSFALALKRAGLVKRVVGYSKSPSTTERARQMGVIDIEAPSALLAVSGADIVLIAVPVSATEATFKAIKHLVTPSMLIMDVGSTKRDVIDAGRRGLREHIGSFVPAHPIAGKELSGVEHADPDLYAGKQIILTPIERTLTVQLQKAVDVWTALGCRVLKMSPEQHDAAFAAVSHLPHLIAFALMNGITSQPQGQDYLSLAGPGFRDFTRIAAGDPKIWRDIMISNREELLAQSKVFQRTLQAMELMISSGNGDALEGLIEQASNTRANWTMATKLNK
- the pheA gene encoding prephenate dehydratase, whose product is MARTLPELRVLIDALDIELLTLLNRRAALAHEVGEIKKVEGSAVFRPEREAQVIQTLQSANDGALKNSSVAVIWREIMSACRALEAPQRVAYLGPKGTFSEEAALRFFGSSITHVPCANFDEVFHAATAGSAEFGVVPVENSTEGVVTRSLDLLLNSPLHIVGEISLLVRHHLLRTTASLEGIEVVLAHPQALAQCQQWLSTHLPHAERRAVSSNAEGARLAASNPAWAGIASERAGSEFGLHTAAHAIQDEAFNRTRFVVVCLPSVLPAPQASGKDCTSLVVSVPNKPGAVHDMLVPLKQHGVSMTRFESRPARSGQWEYYFYIDLQGHPSQPHVAAALKDLAGLCAFYKVLGTYPLAD
- the serC gene encoding 3-phosphoserine/phosphohydroxythreonine transaminase, with the translated sequence MQRPYNFSAGPAAMPAEVLEQAAAEMLNWPDANGRLSGMGVMEMSHRGKEFLSIYEAAEADLRELLAVPANFKILFMQGGGLAENAIVPLNLSPLRANGSNGAADFVVTGSWSEKSLKEAGKYCSAHLAATGKADGFTAIPPAASWELRDEASYVHICSNETINGIEFQSLPDLKALGSKAELVIDFSSHVASRPVDWSRVGLAFGGAQKNLGPAGLTLVVVREDLLGHAQSVCPSAFDYKTVADNGSMYNTPPTYSIYMAGLVFKWLKRQGENGLTGVAAMEARNIAKAELLYETIDASGFYINGVARNARSRMNVPFFLRNESLNDAFLAGAKEAGLLQLKGHKSVGGMRASIYNAIPLEGVQALVAYLREFERTHG
- the lapB gene encoding lipopolysaccharide assembly protein LapB, translated to MDFDISLLLISLLLAFVLGWLASRLDLRQLRIENRQAPKAYFKGLNFLLNEQQDQAIDAFIEAVQSDPDTSELHFALGNLFRRRGEYERAVRVHQHLLSRGDLSQDDQHRAQHALALDYLKAGLLDRAEEALLKLEGTRFEAQARLALLANYERSRDWEHAAGIARKLEASGQGSFTGRLAHYLCEQAATLMAKTDSAGAQSLLQQAIDSAPQVPRPRMDMAALLTKSGQAAQSCRVLTDALHASPAAIPLIAPLLAQSAIASGQVAETLELLKATYQEVPSLDVLDAVVSLEASTTELTPTARDWYARHLEKEPSLVAATKWIAGEKLEREAFHPQVQRALDHAVKPLTRYRCAACGFEAKVHFWQCPGCQAWDSYPARRVEEL